In Bradyrhizobium sp. 1(2017), one DNA window encodes the following:
- the ugpA gene encoding sn-glycerol-3-phosphate ABC transporter permease UgpA: MQKQAIFQSKLLPYALVAPQLAIVLIFFYWPALQAVIQSFLLQDAFGLSTSFVWFENYIELMQDSAYFEAIVRTFFFSFAIAVSSLSFALLLAVMADKPLRGSMLYRTLLIWPYAVAPPVVGVLWIFMLHPSLGVLSRYLRALGIDWNPLLDGDQAAALIILAAAWKQISYNFLFFLAGLQSIPRSVLEAAAIDGARPMRRFWTVTFPLLSPTIFFLLVVNIVYAFFDTFGIIDTMTRGGPGKSTETLVYKVYSDGLLGGNLGSSAAQSVILMIMVIVLTGIQFRFVERKVTY, from the coding sequence ATGCAAAAGCAAGCCATCTTCCAGTCAAAGCTGTTGCCCTATGCGCTGGTTGCGCCGCAGCTCGCGATCGTCCTGATTTTCTTCTACTGGCCGGCCCTGCAGGCCGTGATCCAGTCCTTCCTGCTGCAGGACGCGTTCGGCCTGTCGACGAGCTTCGTCTGGTTCGAGAATTATATCGAGCTCATGCAGGACAGCGCCTATTTCGAGGCGATCGTCCGGACCTTCTTCTTCTCGTTCGCGATTGCGGTGTCGTCGCTGTCGTTTGCGCTGCTGCTCGCCGTGATGGCTGACAAGCCGCTGCGCGGCTCGATGCTGTATCGGACGTTGCTGATCTGGCCCTATGCGGTGGCGCCGCCCGTCGTCGGCGTGCTCTGGATCTTCATGCTGCACCCCTCGCTGGGGGTGCTCTCGCGGTACTTGCGCGCTCTGGGCATCGACTGGAATCCGCTGCTCGACGGCGACCAGGCCGCTGCGCTGATCATCCTCGCCGCCGCCTGGAAGCAGATCTCCTACAACTTCCTGTTCTTCCTCGCCGGCCTGCAGAGCATCCCGCGAAGCGTGCTCGAGGCGGCCGCGATCGACGGCGCGCGCCCGATGCGAAGGTTCTGGACCGTGACCTTCCCGCTGCTGTCGCCGACCATCTTCTTCCTTCTGGTCGTCAACATCGTCTACGCCTTCTTCGACACGTTCGGCATCATCGACACCATGACCCGCGGCGGTCCCGGCAAGTCGACGGAGACGCTGGTCTACAAGGTCTATTCCGACGGCCTGCTCGGCGGCAATCTCGGCAGCTCGGCGGCGCAATCGGTGATCCTGATGATCATGGTCATCGTGCTGACGGGAATCCAGTTCCGCTTCGTCGAACGCAAGGTGACCTACTGA
- a CDS encoding CaiB/BaiF CoA transferase family protein, translating to MSSEAATGAMSGLRVIDLTRVLGGPYCTQILADHGADVIKVEPPAGDEVREWGPPFHEEDAAYFIGINRNKRSIGLDLASEGGRAVLLKMLETADVLIENFKPGTLEKWGIGNEVLSKKFPRLVHCRICGFGADGPRGGNPGYDAIIQAMTGMIAATGSPESGPMRIGVPLVDITTGLYAAIGILMALSERQRSGQGQFLETTLYETGLAIMHPHTANYFMHGKPPSLTGNEHPNLVPYAIFPTKTDDIFIGVGNDGTFRKLAKEIGKAELGTDPRFARNKDRIANREALRAELAAVFSQHEAEPLCNRLLAAGLPAGPVQKIDQALTNPHTIARGDIIEKDWYKGVASPIRLDRSKPSLRRLPPKFSQHSAEVLGEFGYSKAEIDAMVEKGTVCGPERKR from the coding sequence ATGAGTTCTGAAGCCGCCACAGGTGCCATGAGCGGACTGCGCGTCATCGATCTCACGCGCGTGCTCGGCGGTCCCTATTGCACCCAGATCCTCGCCGACCACGGCGCCGACGTGATCAAGGTCGAGCCGCCCGCGGGCGACGAGGTGCGTGAATGGGGCCCTCCCTTCCACGAGGAGGACGCGGCCTATTTCATCGGCATCAACCGCAACAAGCGCTCGATCGGCCTCGACCTCGCCTCCGAGGGCGGCCGCGCCGTGCTGCTCAAGATGCTGGAGACCGCCGACGTCCTGATCGAGAATTTCAAGCCGGGCACGCTGGAGAAATGGGGCATCGGCAACGAAGTCCTCAGCAAGAAATTCCCGCGCCTCGTGCATTGCCGGATCTGCGGCTTCGGCGCCGACGGCCCCCGCGGCGGCAATCCGGGCTATGACGCCATCATCCAGGCCATGACCGGCATGATCGCGGCGACCGGCTCGCCCGAAAGCGGGCCGATGCGGATCGGCGTGCCGCTGGTCGACATCACCACCGGCCTCTATGCGGCGATCGGCATCCTGATGGCGCTGTCGGAGCGGCAGCGTTCGGGCCAGGGCCAGTTCCTGGAGACGACGCTGTACGAGACCGGCCTTGCCATCATGCATCCGCACACCGCGAACTACTTCATGCATGGCAAGCCGCCCTCGCTCACCGGCAACGAGCACCCGAACCTCGTGCCCTACGCGATCTTCCCGACCAAGACCGACGACATCTTCATCGGCGTCGGCAATGACGGTACCTTCCGCAAGCTCGCCAAGGAGATCGGCAAGGCGGAGCTCGGCACCGATCCGCGCTTTGCCCGCAACAAGGACCGCATCGCCAATCGCGAGGCGCTACGCGCCGAGCTCGCCGCCGTGTTCAGCCAGCACGAGGCCGAGCCGCTGTGCAACCGCCTGCTCGCGGCGGGCCTGCCTGCAGGTCCCGTGCAGAAGATCGACCAGGCGCTGACCAATCCGCACACGATCGCGCGCGGCGATATTATCGAGAAGGACTGGTACAAGGGCGTGGCCTCGCCGATCCGGCTCGACCGCAGCAAGCCGAGCCTGCGCCGCCTGCCGCCGAAATTCAGCCAGCACTCGGCGGAGGTGCTCGGCGAGTTCGGCTACTCCAAGGCCGAGATCGACGCGATGGTCGAAAAGGGCACGGTCTGCGGTCCCGAGCGCAAGCGCTAG
- a CDS encoding MarR family winged helix-turn-helix transcriptional regulator, translated as MARKPSAADAPLRLDNQICFAVYSAAHAFNRVYKPLLDRLGLTYPQYLVMLVLWERDDVPVKDIGERLFLDSGTLTPLLKRLEAAHLVKRTRSSEDERQVLIALTSQGHALKDKARAVPQSILAASDCSVSELVAMKDEIVALRDRLNAVIGE; from the coding sequence ATGGCCCGGAAACCATCGGCAGCGGACGCTCCGCTGCGGCTCGACAACCAGATCTGCTTCGCGGTCTATTCGGCCGCGCACGCCTTCAACCGCGTCTACAAGCCGCTGCTCGACCGGCTCGGGCTGACCTATCCGCAATATCTGGTCATGCTGGTGCTTTGGGAGCGCGACGACGTGCCGGTCAAGGACATCGGCGAAAGATTGTTTCTGGATTCGGGCACGCTGACGCCGCTGCTCAAGCGGCTCGAGGCAGCCCATCTCGTCAAGCGCACCCGCTCCAGCGAGGACGAGCGCCAGGTGCTGATCGCGCTGACGTCACAGGGCCACGCGCTGAAGGACAAGGCGCGGGCCGTGCCGCAGTCGATCCTGGCGGCGTCGGACTGCTCGGTGTCGGAGCTGGTCGCGATGAAGGATGAGATCGTCGCGCTGCGCGACCGGCTGAATGCGGTGATCGGGGAGTAG
- the ugpE gene encoding sn-glycerol-3-phosphate ABC transporter permease UgpE, whose amino-acid sequence MVEQEGIRRYIAHIILWIGIAIVAFPVYIAIVASTQENALIANGQMSLLPGGHFFETYYQTIFVGTSGSTREPVGNMMLNSLVMALLIAIGKIAISIISAYAIVYFRFPFRMAIFWLIFITLMLPVEVRIYPTYKIVADLHMLDSYAGLSLPLIASATATLLFRQFFMTVPDELLEASRIDGAGPFRFFWDTLLPLSRTNMAALFVILFILGWNQYLWPLLITTRDDMQTIQIGIRKMITTTDALTEWPIVMATAVLAMLPPVFVVVAMQKLFVRGLVETEK is encoded by the coding sequence ATGGTCGAGCAAGAAGGCATCAGGCGCTACATTGCCCACATCATCCTCTGGATCGGGATCGCGATCGTCGCGTTCCCCGTCTACATCGCGATCGTCGCCTCCACCCAGGAGAACGCGCTGATCGCGAACGGGCAGATGTCGCTGCTACCGGGCGGGCATTTCTTCGAGACCTACTACCAGACCATCTTCGTCGGCACGAGCGGCTCGACCCGCGAGCCGGTCGGCAACATGATGCTGAACTCGCTGGTGATGGCGCTCTTGATCGCGATCGGCAAGATCGCGATCTCGATCATCTCGGCCTATGCGATCGTGTATTTCCGCTTTCCGTTCCGGATGGCGATCTTCTGGCTGATCTTCATCACCCTGATGCTGCCGGTCGAGGTGCGCATCTATCCGACCTACAAGATCGTCGCCGATCTGCACATGCTCGACAGCTACGCCGGCCTGTCGCTGCCGCTGATCGCCTCGGCCACCGCGACGCTGCTGTTCCGCCAGTTCTTCATGACGGTGCCGGACGAGCTCCTGGAAGCCTCGCGCATCGACGGCGCCGGTCCCTTCCGCTTCTTCTGGGATACGCTGCTGCCGCTGTCGCGCACCAACATGGCCGCGCTGTTCGTGATCCTGTTCATCCTCGGCTGGAATCAATATCTCTGGCCGCTGCTGATCACCACGCGCGACGACATGCAGACCATCCAGATCGGCATCCGCAAGATGATCACCACCACCGACGCGCTGACCGAATGGCCGATCGTGATGGCAACCGCCGTGCTGGCCATGCTGCCGCCGGTGTTCGTCGTCGTCGCCATGCAGAAGCTGTTCGTGCGCGGATTGGTCGAGACGGAAAAGTAG
- the ugpB gene encoding sn-glycerol-3-phosphate ABC transporter substrate-binding protein UgpB has translation MALRHFGAAAALAITVGVSASPALAVTEIQWWHAMTGANNDVIVKLATDFNASQSDYKVIPTYKGNYPDTMNAGIAAFRAGNAPHIMQVFEVGTATMMAATGAVKPVYKLMAETGEKFDPKAYLPAITGYYSTSKGEMLSFPFNSSSTVMWVNLDELKKANLEIPKTWPQVFDAAKKLHDNGHATCGFSNSWITWVNLEQLSAWHNVPLASKANGLDGFDTVLEFNGPLQVKHLEKLVELQKDKTYDYAGRTNTGEGRFTSGECPLYLTSSAFFGNVKAQAKFAFTAVPMPYYPDVKGAPQNSIIGGASLWVMGGKSADEYKGVAKFLTFLSDTDRQVYIHKASGYLPITKAAYEKAKAEGFYKDQPYLETPLLELTNKEPTENSRGLRLGNMVQLRDVWSEEIEQALAGKKTAKQALDAAVERGNTMLRQFEKTAVK, from the coding sequence ATGGCTCTTCGACATTTTGGTGCGGCTGCCGCACTTGCAATCACGGTTGGCGTATCGGCTTCGCCGGCGCTGGCGGTGACCGAGATCCAGTGGTGGCATGCGATGACCGGCGCGAACAACGACGTCATCGTCAAGCTCGCGACCGACTTCAACGCCTCGCAGAGCGACTACAAGGTGATCCCGACCTACAAGGGCAACTATCCCGATACGATGAACGCCGGCATCGCGGCGTTCCGCGCCGGCAACGCGCCGCACATCATGCAGGTGTTCGAGGTCGGTACCGCGACCATGATGGCCGCGACCGGCGCCGTGAAACCCGTCTACAAGCTGATGGCCGAGACCGGCGAGAAGTTCGATCCGAAGGCCTATCTGCCCGCGATCACCGGCTACTACTCGACCTCGAAGGGCGAGATGCTGTCCTTCCCCTTCAACTCGTCGTCGACCGTCATGTGGGTCAATCTCGACGAGCTGAAGAAGGCCAATCTCGAGATCCCGAAGACCTGGCCCCAGGTGTTCGACGCCGCCAAGAAGCTCCATGACAACGGCCATGCCACCTGCGGCTTCTCCAATTCCTGGATCACCTGGGTCAATCTCGAGCAGCTCTCCGCCTGGCACAACGTGCCGCTGGCGAGCAAGGCCAACGGCCTCGACGGCTTCGACACCGTGCTCGAGTTCAACGGCCCGCTCCAGGTCAAGCACCTCGAAAAGCTGGTCGAGCTCCAGAAGGACAAGACCTACGACTATGCCGGCCGCACCAACACCGGCGAAGGCCGCTTCACCTCGGGCGAATGCCCGCTCTACCTGACCTCCTCGGCGTTCTTCGGCAACGTCAAGGCGCAGGCCAAGTTCGCCTTCACCGCGGTGCCGATGCCCTATTATCCCGACGTGAAGGGCGCACCGCAGAACTCGATCATCGGCGGCGCCTCGCTCTGGGTGATGGGCGGCAAGTCGGCCGACGAGTACAAGGGCGTCGCCAAGTTCCTCACCTTCCTCTCCGACACCGATCGTCAGGTCTACATCCACAAGGCTTCGGGCTATCTGCCGATCACCAAGGCCGCCTATGAGAAGGCCAAGGCGGAAGGCTTCTACAAGGATCAGCCCTATCTCGAGACCCCGCTGCTCGAGCTGACCAACAAGGAGCCGACCGAGAATTCCCGCGGCCTGCGCCTCGGCAACATGGTGCAGCTGCGCGACGTCTGGTCGGAAGAGATCGAGCAGGCACTCGCCGGCAAGAAGACCGCCAAGCAGGCGCTCGATGCCGCCGTCGAGCGCGGCAACACGATGCTGCGCCAGTTCGAAAAGACCGCAGTGAAGTAA
- a CDS encoding organic hydroperoxide resistance protein, which yields MSVNVLYKTSAKATGGRDGHAATLDGALDVKLTTPKELGGGGGAGNNPEQLFAAGYAACFIGAMKFVSSQGGPKVPADASVTSTVGIGPRSEGGFGLDIDLAVSLPGLARTEAEALVEKAHQVCPYSNATRGNVDVRLTVV from the coding sequence ATGTCCGTGAACGTGCTCTACAAGACCAGTGCCAAGGCGACCGGCGGCCGCGACGGCCATGCTGCAACCCTCGACGGCGCGCTCGACGTCAAGCTGACCACGCCGAAGGAGCTCGGCGGCGGAGGCGGCGCCGGCAACAATCCCGAGCAGCTGTTTGCGGCCGGGTATGCCGCCTGCTTCATCGGCGCGATGAAGTTCGTGTCCTCGCAGGGCGGCCCCAAGGTTCCGGCCGACGCCTCCGTGACCTCGACCGTCGGCATCGGCCCGCGCTCGGAGGGCGGCTTCGGTCTCGACATCGATCTCGCCGTCTCGCTGCCGGGCCTTGCCCGCACTGAAGCCGAGGCGCTGGTCGAGAAGGCGCACCAGGTGTGCCCGTACTCCAACGCCACGCGCGGCAATGTCGACGTTCGCCTGACGGTCGTCTGA